From Polaribacter haliotis:
AATCTAAACCAATAAAATCGAACTGAATATCTATTTCGTCTTCGAATCTTTTTTTAGTTAAAGTTGTGTTTATTTTAGTATTTACAGCCGAAAATGCAAGAATTGTTTTATCTACTTGTTTGTTTATGTCTGTCGCTTTAATTGCAGAAATTAATGTTAAATCTGCCAAGCGTAAACTTTCGTTGTATAAAATATTTACACGAGTTTTAAAAGAAGGTGTGTCAAATAAACTAGGTGTTACACTGTCCTTTAAACTCTTTACCAAATCTCTTAATTCTAAAGCATTGCTTAGGGCTTCATTTGGAGATATTTCTCTAAATTTAACAAAAAAAGAATCTATTTCTTTTAATTCTTGCCAATTTTCGACCTCTTTTAAAAAGTCTGGTTTAACACTTACAGTTGCATTGTGTTTTTTTACAACACGCATTAAAGGTTTTGCTTTTTCTAAATCTGCAATATCTTGGGTTTTATTTCCACAAGAAATTACAAAAACGCTTAACAGTAAAAGGATTAGATATTTCACAATTTATTTTAAGTTGTAAAAATACATAATTTAAAAACACACAAATGCATTTTAAGAAAATACTAACAAATCAAAAAAATAAAGTTTCAATTTTATCAAATAATTAATTAAACGAATCTTTTTTACGAATACTTAAATAATTACCTTTGTTATTGATTTTAATTTAAATATTGATATGAGTGAAACTATCCTAATTTTAGGAGCAAGTGGGCAAATTGGAAATGAATTAACCCAAAAATTGCGATCTATTTATGGAAACAATAATGTAATTGCTTCCGATATTAAAGAAGGAAATAAAGACATGATGGTTTCTGGTCCTTTTGAAATTATTGATGCAACAGACAAAGAAACCATTCTAAAAATGGTTAAAAAATATAAAGTTTCTCAAATTTATTTACTGGCTGCAATGTTATCTGCAACAGCAGAAAAATTTCCACAAAAGGCATGGAATTTAAACATGACATCTCTTTTAGCTGTTTTAGATTTAGCGAAAGAAAAACATATAAAACAAGTGTATTGGCCAAGTTCTATTGCTGTTTTTGGCCCTACAACTCCCAAAAAAAATACGCCACAAAAAACCATAATGGAACCTTCTACAGTTTACGGAATTAGTAAAATTTCTGGCGAATTTTGGTGTAATTATTACCACGAAAAATTTGGTGTAGATGTTCGTAGTTTAAGGTATCCTGGAATTATTTCTTGGAAAACAAAACCAGGTGGAGGCACCACAGATTATGCTGTGGATATTTATTTTAAAGCCGTTAAAGATGGTAGTTACGAATGTTTTTTATCAGAAAAAACACGTTTACCAATGATGTACATGAACGATGCTGTAAATGCAACCATACAACTAATGCAAGCTAAAAGCGAAGATGTTAAAATTAGATCTTCCTATAATTTGGCAGCCATCGATTTTACACCAGAAGAAATTGCATCTGAGATTAAAAAACATATTCCAGATTTTAAAATTACTTATAAACCAGATTTTAGACAACAAATTGCAGATAGCTGGCCTTCTTCAATTAACGATTCTGAAGCAAGAAAAGATTGGAAATGGAAACACAGTTTCGATTTATCTTCGATGACAATAGACATTATTAAAAACCTGAAATCGTAAAAACAAGGATGTAAGTTTATGTACAAACTTCGTCTAAACCAAAGAATTTAGTACTATTTATTATGAAAGAAATTATAGAAAAAAGTTTAATAAAGACTTTGTCTTATAAAAAATATAGAGTCTTAATTAGCGATTTACTTTCTGCAGGAAAATCGACTGGCTCAGAACAATCTGCAGCTTTAACAAATTATAGTTTGTTAAACGACAGAAGAATGAAACGTTTAGACAAAACTATTAAAATTTCTAACGAAACTGTCTTGGAATTTAAACAAATACAAGAACCACAAATTTGGTTAGTAATTACAGAAGGCTGGTGTGGAGATGCAGCACAGAATTTGCCAGTAATTAATAAAATTGCAGAAACAAATTCTAAAATTGACTTAAAAATAGTTTTAAGAGATGATAATTTAGAATTAATGGATTTGTTTTTAACAAATGATGGAAGAGCGATTCCAAAATTAATTGCCTTAGATACAAATAACGATGTAATTTTTACTTGGGGACCAAGACCAACTGTAGCTACAAAAATGGTTGCAGATTATAAAGCTGAAAATGGAAGTTTAGACGCACAATTTAAACAAGATTTACAAGTTTGGTATAATAAAAACAAGGGACAAAGTGTACAAGACGATTTTATTGCGCTTGCAAAAAATAGCGTATCTAAAGAAGTGTAACAATATAGAAGCACATTATATAAAACCGTAAGCTTAATTTAAGTTTACGGTTTTTCTTTTGGTTATATTTGTATTTCAAAATAAAAATGATGTTAGTAGAATTCGATTCGATTCCAGAAGATGCAAAAGTGTGGATTTATCCATCTAGCAGAAAATTTTATGCCAATGAAATTGATGAAGTTACCAAAAAGGTAAAAAAATTCGTTGAAACTTGGAAAACAGAAAACGAAGATTTTAAGGCTTCCTATAAAATTTTATACAATCGTTTTATTGTTTTATCTGCAGACGATATT
This genomic window contains:
- a CDS encoding NAD-dependent epimerase/dehydratase family protein; the protein is MSETILILGASGQIGNELTQKLRSIYGNNNVIASDIKEGNKDMMVSGPFEIIDATDKETILKMVKKYKVSQIYLLAAMLSATAEKFPQKAWNLNMTSLLAVLDLAKEKHIKQVYWPSSIAVFGPTTPKKNTPQKTIMEPSTVYGISKISGEFWCNYYHEKFGVDVRSLRYPGIISWKTKPGGGTTDYAVDIYFKAVKDGSYECFLSEKTRLPMMYMNDAVNATIQLMQAKSEDVKIRSSYNLAAIDFTPEEIASEIKKHIPDFKITYKPDFRQQIADSWPSSINDSEARKDWKWKHSFDLSSMTIDIIKNLKS
- a CDS encoding thioredoxin family protein, with product MKEIIEKSLIKTLSYKKYRVLISDLLSAGKSTGSEQSAALTNYSLLNDRRMKRLDKTIKISNETVLEFKQIQEPQIWLVITEGWCGDAAQNLPVINKIAETNSKIDLKIVLRDDNLELMDLFLTNDGRAIPKLIALDTNNDVIFTWGPRPTVATKMVADYKAENGSLDAQFKQDLQVWYNKNKGQSVQDDFIALAKNSVSKEV